The genomic window ACCATTTTCACGTTTATAACACAAAAGAAATACGGCTTCACCTGTTATGTTGCCTTTTTCCGAAAAAAGTGCTGATGAAAGCCTTTACCAGAACCTTCTGGCGCCAAGATAACGTTTTTTGTAATAGGAATCTGAAAGGCTCGTTCTTTGTACCTTTTTGCCACTGCTCGGAGAATGGATAAAACCTCCCTTTCCATCGTATATGCCAACGTGGGAGGCCCCTTTTTTGTAGGTCTCGAAATAAAGCAGATCACCGGGTTTCAGGTTTTTACGGGAAATTTTCTTTCCCTGACCATACTGGTCCCAGGATTGTCTGGGAATGTTGATTCCATTCATCTTATGTGACCACCAGGCCAGACCGGAACAATCAAAACCTTTTTTTGGCGATCGTCCCCCGAAACAATATTTTTTTCCTATCTGCGATTTGGCCGTTTTCAATATTTTTTTACCCAGTTGAGGATGGGACCCTCCGACCCCCTTTGTCGCTCCTGTACAGGCGGAATAAAAGAAAAGCATAAGAATAAAAAAGCTGACAGGAAATAAAAAAAACCGGCGGGAAATATCAAATTTACCTTTCATCATCATCTCCTCCAATGAGGGGCTCTGCCCCCTTTGTGAGGGGACCATCAGATGACAGGCCTCCGGGGCGCCTCGATACTTTACTTTTTTCTGTAAACATAAACAGGATCTTTCTGTACACGATGATCAGCAGTAATAACGCTTTCAGGAAACCAGCCGGGCAGGGGGAAGTTGCAGCTTATCAGCAAGGCACCCTCTTTCATTTCCCTATCCACCTTGAGGGCAAGTTTCTCCATCACATCGGGAAAGAGATAGCAGAATATAATATCGCTATCACCAAGATAAACATTAAAGAAGTCTTTTCGACTTACTAAAACGCCGGCAGGCCCAAAAAGAAGCCTCACACGAGCCATAAAAAGAGCCAGAAAATTAATATCATACCCCCTGCCTGTAACACCGTATCGCCCTGCGGCAGCGGCGAGAAAACGACCGTCACCACAACCGAGATCAACTATTTTATCTCCCTTTTTCATCGGAATGGCATCAAGAACAGCATCTATTTTTGAACTGTGGGTAAAACAGAAAAGAGCGCCTCCCGTCCTGGGAAGTGCAATTACCATTGAAAAAACGTAGACCATCTTCACCAGGATAAGCAAGGCAATAGCGGCAATGGCCGGCCAGAGTATGTTCAGTTCCATCAATAGCTCTTCTCCTCTCTTTAGAATCTCCCGGCAGGGTATCCCTGTCAATGACGATCTTTAAGCAGGGGGAATATTATACCGCCCTTCATACCCCGCCGCTTGCTGCGGGACGGATGATGATGATATTTAAGTGTAACATATGCGCTTTACAATGCTTTCAAATAATTTTGCTTTCACCATCACGAAAGGGGCGCTTTGGAATCCTGCTGCAAAAGCGGCACCTTGCACCGGAAGCCATGCGTCAAGCGCCCTTTCCAGGTTATATTTTACGCTATGGCTCACTTATGATTTATGATAGATTTACCTCATGGAAGTAATTACGACCCATACCAATGGAGACTTTGATACCCTGGCCTCCATGATTGCAGCCAAAAAGCTCTACCCCGGCGCAATTACCGTCTTTCCTGCGGGCGTTGAAAAATCGGTCAGAGAATTTCTCCATAACTACCCCATCCCGGACTTTAAACAGGTAAAACCGAACAAGGTAAATATGAATGACGTGGACCGCCTTATCCTCGTTGATACAAGGCAAAAAGGAAGAATCGGCGCCTTTGCTTCCATTATAGGCAAAGAAGGTCTCGATATCCATATATACGATCATCACCCCTCATCTGACGACGACATTAGCGGCAGCCTTGAAATAACGGAAAAATACGGATCCACAACGACCATCATGGTACAGGTGCTGAGAAAAAAAGGATTTACCCTTAGCCCCGAAGAGGCAACCGTATTAATGCTTGGCATCTATGAAGATACGGGCTTCCTCTCCTTCATTTCCACAAGGCCGGAAGATTACCAGGCGGCGGCCTACCTCCTTTCTGCCGGAGCAGATCTTAGAATCGTATCGGATACGATCAGAAGAGAAATGTCCGCAGAAGAGGTCGCCCTTCTTAACGAACTCAATTCAACGGCCCTTACTCACAGGATTGCAGGCGCAGACATCGTCATTACCAGGGCGTCGGCAGAAAAATATGTGGGCGATGCAGCCGCCCTTGTTCACAAAATGATGGAAATGATGACTATTGATGTCCTTTTTGCGCTCATAAGGATGGACAGCAAAATTTATCTTATTGCCCGAAGCAGGGTAAGGGAAGTCAATGTGGGAGAGATTGCCTCCAAACTCGGCGGAGGCGGTCACCCTACGGCTGCTTCGGCAACAATCAAGAAGCTGACCCTCATAGAAGCAGAGGATAATCTTCTGAAAATCCTGAAAGATGAAGTCAGAGAAATCAGGTGTGCAGCCGATATCATGTCTTCACCCGTTAAAACGGTAGAAGTTAATGACTCACTGGAAGCAACAAAAGAAATTATGGCCAAGCTGAACCTCAATGTACTCCCTGTCATGGAAAAGGGAAAGCTCGCCGGTCTTGTATCGAGACAGGATATAGGAAAAGCGCTTTATCACGGACTTGCCGGCCACGAACTGAGTGAAATCATGACGAGCGACTTTTCCACAGTCAGTGCAAAGGCGCCCCTTTCAAAGGTGCAGGAACTTATCATCGATGGAAACCAGAGATTTCTCCCCGTCATCGATAATGAGAGCATTAATGGCTGCATTACCCGCACCGATATTCTGAGAATACTGCATGACGAATCAAAAAGGCTTTACCATAAGACAGACAGGGAAGTTCAAAGGCGAAACCTGAAAGGAATTCTTAAAGGGAGGCTCCCTCTCTGGATCCAGGAAATCCTCCAAAAAGCAGGCCAGGTCGCCGATGAGTCAGCCATTAACGCCTATCTTGTAGGCGGCTTTGTAAGAGACCTTCTCATGGGCAGGGAAAATCTCGACATTGATATTGTCGTTGAAGGCAACGGCATCGACTATGCCGAATCGCTGGCCGGAGCCCTTGGAGGCAGGGTAAAAAGCCACGCAAAATTCGGTACGGCAGTCGTTGTGCTTAAAGACGGCTTCAAGCTGGATATTGCCTCGGCAAGAATGGAATATTATCAAAGACCGGCAGCCCTGCCGACGGTAGAGGCGGCTTCCATAAAAATGGACCTTTACAGACGGGACTTTACCATAAACAGTATGGCTATCAGACTCAATAAAAGTAACGCCGGCGAACTGATTGACTACTTCGGAGGGCTTAGAGACTTAAAAGAAAAGGTTATCAGGGTACTTCACAGCCTTAGTTTTATCGAAGATCCAACGCGGGCATTCAGGGCTGTCAGGTTTGAAGTAAGGCTCGGCTTTCACCTGGGCAAGCAGACCCTCTCACTTATAAAAAGCGCTGCAAGACTCGATTTTTTCGACAAGGTATCATCTTCCCGCATCTTTAATGAACTCAAGATCATTATCAGGGAAAAAGAGCCCCTATGGGCGCTGAAAAGAATGGAGGCCCTCGACATTATGCGTTTCATCCATCCAAAAATAAAGATCGGCAGTGATACGGAGGAACTTTTCGGGGAAATCAAAAAAGTAACTGACTGGTACGATCTGCTTTTTAAGAAAAAGGGCTATGAACTATGGATTTTATACCTGTCGGCAATGTTGAAAAACCTGAACACCAATGAAGTTGCAGGCATGCTTAAAAATATTGGCATTGCCTCAAAGTTCGGCGACAAGATAATAGAAATCAAAAAGAAGTCTGCAAAAAATACTTCCTTATTATCCAAAAGAAAGATTGATGATCTGACGCTCTTTCATACACTTATGCACCAGCAAGTAGAGACACTGCTTTTTATGATGGCCCATAGCAAGGATGTAAAAATAAGGGAAAGAATATCACTATTTATAAGGGATTTACAAGAAACCTCCATCGAAACTACAGGTCAGGAAATAATGAAGCTGGGATTAAAACCGGGCCCTTTATTTAAAGAGATTAAAGAGACACTGGTCGATGAAAAACTAAAAGGGAATATTAAAAGCAGAAGTGATGAGATAAACTACATAAAAAAAACCTGGTTACAGGAAAGCAGGAAAGCATACCCTACCTGACAGGCCTGGCTTCGAGATATTTCTTGTTCAGATACTGGTATATCTGAAAAGAAACATTCAGCTGATCAATAACATGAATCTCATCATTGTCATCAATATCAATATCCATAGGCAGGTTAAATCCCCCCGGCATTCCGGCCGTCGATGGCGCTCCAAGCAAAAGGAGAAGATCTCCCTCCATCGAAAATATTTTAAAATGACTTGCCAGTGCATCAGTCACGTAGATATGATCTTCACTATCGACAGCAATGCCTTTTATCATCTGAAAACCACTTATGCCCTTACCCCGTTCACCAAAAGCCCTGACAAACCTGCCCTCCTTGTCAAATATCTGTATCCTGGCATTAAGCGAATCGGCAACGACTACCTGCCCGGCGGAACCGACATCAACATCTGTGGGAAAATTAAAAGTGCCTTCCACATTCCCCCGTTTCCCTATGGTGTAGAGGAAATCACCATTGAGGGTAAAGACTTTAACGTCATGCGCCAGGGTGTCAACGCAGTAAAGGAGTCCCAGTTCTTTGTTGATGCCGACGCCCGCAGGTCCGACAAGCTCATTCTCACCAAAACTTCTTAACGCCTTTCCGTCACCATCAAAAACCATGACGGCATGATACTTTCTCGATGAAATATAGAGCAGGCCTTCTTTATCAACAGCAATACCATAGGGATGCTCAACTTCTTCGATGACCTTAACTTCACGGTCTGCCATATCGAAAATAATAAGGGCCATCAAAGGAGCGTCCGTAATATAAACTTTTCCTTCCCCGTTAGATGCAATGCCCCAGGGCTTTGAAAAAACTCTCACCCCTTTATCTTCACCAAAAAGCCGGGCAAACAAAACCTCCCCCCGGGTCAGTTTTGGAAAGTCTGCGCTCGTCCCGTATGTGCCTATATATTCAATTCTCGGAGTATCAGGCAGGGGCGGCCAAAAATAACGCCGCTTTTCAGGCATGGAAAGACATGCAGAAAAGAAAATAATGAAGAGAGTTAAAAAGAAATATCTAATCATACTGTTTATATTTTTCTCATGGATTTAAGTCAAGCAGCGTCTCATGCACAAAAAGGCCGTCCTTTTGTATTAACTGATCATCAAAATAGATCGCTCCATCTCCCTTAAGAATTCTGATCAGGTCCCAGTGAACGGCGCTTTTATTTCCATTATCACAGGCCTCGTAACACTGCCCCGGTGTGAAGTGAATAGAACCGAAGATCTTTTCATCAAAAAGAATATTTCGCATGGGCTTATTAATGTTAGGATTAACGCCAATGGCAAATTCACCGATATATCTTGCCCCTTCATCAGTATCAAGCACACGGTTTAGCTCAACATCCATTCCCGGAGAAGCAGCCCTTACAATTTTCCCCTTTTCAAATTCAAAACGGACCTGATTAAACTCTTTTCCCTGATAAATAGACGGACAGTTATAGCTTATGCAACCTTCCGCAGATTCACGCAGGGGAGCAGTATAGACCTCACCATCAGGCATATTACGATGACCGTCACACTTTTGCGCTGCCATGCCTTCAATGGAAAAGGTCAGGTCCGTATCGGAAGCAACGATCCTTACCATGCAGGTCTCATCCATCAACTTCTTGAGTTTGTCCTGCTTTTTGGAAATTTCACTCCAGTCAATATTACAGGCCCCAAAAAGAAAATCTTCGTATTCTTCAAGGCTCATTTTTGCATCCTGAGCTGCGCCATGTGTCGGGTAACGACAAACAACCCATCTTGAATTTTTTACTCTTTCATCGAGAACAGGCCGCATAAGCCTGTCATAGGCTGCAATATTTTCCTGGTTAGCCATGGCCATTTCCATACTGTTTTCAGCGGCGGAAATCCCGATATAAACATCGACCTTTTTCAGAAAGTCCATTTTATGCTGCGGAAAGTAGGCAAGCTGATCATTATGGGCATGGTTATAAAAAGTGCGGGAGATCTCCGGTAAAACAAGATTATAGTCAACATATTTTGCGCCAACTTGCAGACATTTGATATAAACTTCCTTGAGCAGGGGCAAGGCCCCTGTTCCATTGGCAACAATCTGGACAATGTCCCCTTTTTTTACATTAACTGAATAATTAACGAGAGTATCTGCATACTTTTCAATCCTGATGTCTTTCAATTACGCCTCCCGGTACTCTTATTTTACCGTCTTTTAAACGCTTTTTCAGAAGTTTCTCATTGTACAACAGTACTTTAAATATAATCAAGTTGCAGTTACCCGTGACATTTTCAGGGATTCTGCCCCCTGAAGGATATTTTTTACCTCTCCTGAATAATAAAGAACGTTTTTTTATGCTAAGCTATCTCTTATTAAATCAGGTGGCAATGACGGGTCATCTATTTTCAGGATAAAATTGCACTTCATTACAAGAAGCGGAGCTATTGGTTCTTTTTGCAATATAAAGGAGTAAGAATACGGGCTATCTGCTTTTTTTTTTGGCTTATCTGAATAATCGTGGCCCCCGTAAAAAATCAAGAGCAATCTATCCTTGACAGATGGAAAATAATAAGATATTTTTCTACTTTTAAGGAACCATCCTTAAAATAACAATCTATCGTTTTATTTAATACTTTTTAGCAGATTATTTATTAACGAAAGGAGGCATTTAATTTAATTTAATTTAATTTAATCTAATTTAATTTATTTTATTAATCAAAAGGAGGAAAAAATAAAATGTTATTGAGAAAACAGTTTAGTCTATTATCGGCGCTACTTGCAATTCTTCTGATTGCAGCAGGGTGCCAGGGGCAGAAGGCTCCTGAAACAGCAACAAAGAAAGAGGAAAAAGCTCCCGCTGCAGGAGCGACAGCAACACTGTCAAAGGAAGATTTTGAAAAAGCGAAGGATCTTTATTTCGACAGATGTTCAGGTTGCCACGGCGCTCTCAGGCAGGGTGCAACGGGTCCAAACATCACCCCTGAAAAAACGCTCAAAAAAGATGTCGCAAAACTTGAAGATATTCTTTTCAACGGCACCGACGGCGGCATGCCCGGTTGGGGTAAAGACGGCTTCATGACCAAGGAAGAAACAACACTCATGGCCAAATACATCCAGCTTGATCCGCCACAGCCACCTGAGTGGGATATGAAGAAGATCAAAGCTTCCTGGAAGGTTCATATTCCTGTTGAGCAGAGGCCTAAATCACCACAAATCAATGGCTGGAAAAACTTCTTTGGCGTTATCCAGAGGGATGCCGGTAAGGTTTCTATTATCGATGGTGATAAAAAGAAGATCCTCGCTACTCTTCCTTCCGGTTTTGCAGTACATATCCTGAGAACTTCCGCTTCAGGCCGTTATATGTACTCTATCGGCCGTGACGGTAAAGCGACTATGATCGACCTATGGTCTAATCCGCCTACGCTTGTAGCTGAAATCAAGACGGGTATCGACGCAAGATCTATAGATACTTCCAAGTATAAGGGTCCCAAGGGCGATTTCAATGACAAATATGCCGTTGTCGGTAACTACTGGCCGCCTCACTATGTCATCATGAAAGGTGATACGCTGGAGCCGATTAAAGTCGTTCGTACCAGCAGCTATACTTATGACACTAATGAATACAAAAAGGAAACCCGTGTTGCTTCCATCGTTGCTTCTCACCACGAGCCTGAGTGGGTACTTAACCTGAAAGAGGCCGGTATCGTTGTGCTCGTAGACTACAGCAAGGTTAATGTTGGAACGGTAACTGAAACCAAGATCAACTCTGAAAGGTTCCTTCATGACGGTGGATGGGATTCTACCAAGAGATACTTCCTCGTTGCAGCTAATATGAGGGATACCATCTCTGTTATCGATACGGTTGAAAGAAAGCTTGTAAAGAACGTAGAAGTGGGCACCAAGCCACACCCCGGCCGCGGCGCTAACTGGGTCGATCCCGAGTTCGGTCCCGTATGGGCAACGGTTCACCTTGGCGAAGGGCTTGTTTCCATGATCGGTACGGATCCGAAAGGTCACCCCAAGCAGGCCTGGGAAGTTGTTAGAGAGTGGAAGCTTGACGGTAACTCTCTCTTTATCAAAACTCATCCCAAGAGTAAC from Deltaproteobacteria bacterium includes these protein-coding regions:
- a CDS encoding C40 family peptidase — its product is MKGKFDISRRFFLFPVSFFILMLFFYSACTGATKGVGGSHPQLGKKILKTAKSQIGKKYCFGGRSPKKGFDCSGLAWWSHKMNGINIPRQSWDQYGQGKKISRKNLKPGDLLYFETYKKGASHVGIYDGKGGFIHSPSSGKKVQRTSLSDSYYKKRYLGARRFW
- a CDS encoding class I SAM-dependent methyltransferase gives rise to the protein MELNILWPAIAAIALLILVKMVYVFSMVIALPRTGGALFCFTHSSKIDAVLDAIPMKKGDKIVDLGCGDGRFLAAAAGRYGVTGRGYDINFLALFMARVRLLFGPAGVLVSRKDFFNVYLGDSDIIFCYLFPDVMEKLALKVDREMKEGALLISCNFPLPGWFPESVITADHRVQKDPVYVYRKK
- a CDS encoding CBS domain-containing protein; translation: MEVITTHTNGDFDTLASMIAAKKLYPGAITVFPAGVEKSVREFLHNYPIPDFKQVKPNKVNMNDVDRLILVDTRQKGRIGAFASIIGKEGLDIHIYDHHPSSDDDISGSLEITEKYGSTTTIMVQVLRKKGFTLSPEEATVLMLGIYEDTGFLSFISTRPEDYQAAAYLLSAGADLRIVSDTIRREMSAEEVALLNELNSTALTHRIAGADIVITRASAEKYVGDAAALVHKMMEMMTIDVLFALIRMDSKIYLIARSRVREVNVGEIASKLGGGGHPTAASATIKKLTLIEAEDNLLKILKDEVREIRCAADIMSSPVKTVEVNDSLEATKEIMAKLNLNVLPVMEKGKLAGLVSRQDIGKALYHGLAGHELSEIMTSDFSTVSAKAPLSKVQELIIDGNQRFLPVIDNESINGCITRTDILRILHDESKRLYHKTDREVQRRNLKGILKGRLPLWIQEILQKAGQVADESAINAYLVGGFVRDLLMGRENLDIDIVVEGNGIDYAESLAGALGGRVKSHAKFGTAVVVLKDGFKLDIASARMEYYQRPAALPTVEAASIKMDLYRRDFTINSMAIRLNKSNAGELIDYFGGLRDLKEKVIRVLHSLSFIEDPTRAFRAVRFEVRLGFHLGKQTLSLIKSAARLDFFDKVSSSRIFNELKIIIREKEPLWALKRMEALDIMRFIHPKIKIGSDTEELFGEIKKVTDWYDLLFKKKGYELWILYLSAMLKNLNTNEVAGMLKNIGIASKFGDKIIEIKKKSAKNTSLLSKRKIDDLTLFHTLMHQQVETLLFMMAHSKDVKIRERISLFIRDLQETSIETTGQEIMKLGLKPGPLFKEIKETLVDEKLKGNIKSRSDEINYIKKTWLQESRKAYPT
- a CDS encoding 6-bladed beta-propeller → MIRYFFLTLFIIFFSACLSMPEKRRYFWPPLPDTPRIEYIGTYGTSADFPKLTRGEVLFARLFGEDKGVRVFSKPWGIASNGEGKVYITDAPLMALIIFDMADREVKVIEEVEHPYGIAVDKEGLLYISSRKYHAVMVFDGDGKALRSFGENELVGPAGVGINKELGLLYCVDTLAHDVKVFTLNGDFLYTIGKRGNVEGTFNFPTDVDVGSAGQVVVADSLNARIQIFDKEGRFVRAFGERGKGISGFQMIKGIAVDSEDHIYVTDALASHFKIFSMEGDLLLLLGAPSTAGMPGGFNLPMDIDIDDNDEIHVIDQLNVSFQIYQYLNKKYLEARPVR
- a CDS encoding aminopeptidase, with protein sequence MKDIRIEKYADTLVNYSVNVKKGDIVQIVANGTGALPLLKEVYIKCLQVGAKYVDYNLVLPEISRTFYNHAHNDQLAYFPQHKMDFLKKVDVYIGISAAENSMEMAMANQENIAAYDRLMRPVLDERVKNSRWVVCRYPTHGAAQDAKMSLEEYEDFLFGACNIDWSEISKKQDKLKKLMDETCMVRIVASDTDLTFSIEGMAAQKCDGHRNMPDGEVYTAPLRESAEGCISYNCPSIYQGKEFNQVRFEFEKGKIVRAASPGMDVELNRVLDTDEGARYIGEFAIGVNPNINKPMRNILFDEKIFGSIHFTPGQCYEACDNGNKSAVHWDLIRILKGDGAIYFDDQLIQKDGLFVHETLLDLNP
- a CDS encoding nitrite reductase, whose protein sequence is MLLRKQFSLLSALLAILLIAAGCQGQKAPETATKKEEKAPAAGATATLSKEDFEKAKDLYFDRCSGCHGALRQGATGPNITPEKTLKKDVAKLEDILFNGTDGGMPGWGKDGFMTKEETTLMAKYIQLDPPQPPEWDMKKIKASWKVHIPVEQRPKSPQINGWKNFFGVIQRDAGKVSIIDGDKKKILATLPSGFAVHILRTSASGRYMYSIGRDGKATMIDLWSNPPTLVAEIKTGIDARSIDTSKYKGPKGDFNDKYAVVGNYWPPHYVIMKGDTLEPIKVVRTSSYTYDTNEYKKETRVASIVASHHEPEWVLNLKEAGIVVLVDYSKVNVGTVTETKINSERFLHDGGWDSTKRYFLVAANMRDTISVIDTVERKLVKNVEVGTKPHPGRGANWVDPEFGPVWATVHLGEGLVSMIGTDPKGHPKQAWEVVREWKLDGNSLFIKTHPKSNNVYCDNTINKNKSNVITVFDKNNPTADPKELTFEKKVVHLEYNQAGDEMWISLWDKDGALIVIDDKTLEEKTRITGLVAPTGKFNVYNTMLDIY